The genomic segment acatttatttttcaagaagtattaaatatcaatGTAAGCCACATTTGAATAACAGTAAAAAATTAAGCAAGGGAATAAGCGAATCTATTACAAGAAAAGGAAGATATCGATAgtactttatatataattcacaCGAAGCATGTATCGAAAGTATATTCGGAcctaaagaaaaggaaagaattttcattaaCACGAATCAACGTACAAACTTCATGtataattgatatatttattaacagaatatcaaaaataagACGCAATCGGTATTTGCAGAAGACTCTGTTACACGATGTTGACTCATCTTCGGTGAGAACGTAGCATAGAATCGGAACTCGATTGAGGTCGAGCTTTAGTAATCGATTGTTGCATTTTCGGCGTCCTTCTCTTTTCCACGCACAAGAGAACCCTAGAatcacatataaaaataattaaatcagTCTGAAATAGGACCTGATACAGAATCGATAAAGTGTAGAAAAATCAAATTCTTATTGTAAGAGGCCGAGCATTGAGCACGGGTGCGTGTTTACGATACGGAGCGAACCAAAACATCAATGACCTTGAAAGAGGAGCAGTCACGTGACTGGGAGAGAGCACAAGGATTGGATAGTTTCGGCGCATATAATGTGTATTGCGCCGTGCGCACCCTATGTCCCGCATTCCGTGTCCGATAGATGGTTAAGAGTTTAGCGGGGGGAGAAGGGGCGAAAGACAGACTACGCGACGGCttacgacgacgacgacgacgggtacgacgacgacgaggacgacgagaaaaaacgggagaggagagagagtgTGACTCGGTCCCCGtctgtgtgtgcgcgcgcgttGCTCGGTTGTGTTGTCCAAGATGAAGTCCGACTCTAAACCTTTGTTGACAGCTCAGGCGGAAAAGGCGAATCATTACACGTAAGTAAGCGCCGGTCGCGCGTGCTACGTGAAAGAAAAGTGttggataaaaaagaaatttcggaAAGTactgagagaaagaaagagtgcGTGATtcggataaaaattaaatataataataatgataaaaaagtGAAGTGCTTaacaaaaaaaagagaattctaatgagaatataatataataaaaaaatacacgTAATGATAATACGTATATGCCTATGTCcatatgcaaataaaataaaataaaataaaaacgaaaagagaaaagaaaacgaaagagaacGGAATAAAAGAGGGAGGGCCGCGCGAGCACAGCAGCGCGGCATCGACGCGCGCGTCAAAATACGCCACGAAATAATGTGTAGCTCTGTGGATTCGCATTCCAGATACTTGAAGGAATTTCGCGTCGAACAATGTCCCCTCTTTATACAGCGCAAATGCACACAGCACCGACCCTTCACGTGCTTCAACTGGCACTTTATGAACCAGCGGAGGCGAAGACCGGTGAGAAAGAGGGACCGCACCTTCAACTATAGCGCTGATAATTATTGCACCAAGTACGACGAGACTACCGGCATATGTCCAGATGGAGACGAGTAAGTTTATCTATCAGTTAGCATTgtgtatacattatataccattttTACCGTGGGGCTACGCTATCGGTTGATTACTCGTACGTCGGTAGAGGGTATTATGAGTGATACAGTTGTGTGTTTCGTTAATTGGCTCGAGATCAAAGCTTATCTGGCCAGTTATCGAGAGAGATATGTTTCTGGGAGATCTCCAGTATCTATCTCTTTATTGAATAAGACCTGAGATATCGATACATTGAtatgtttgtttattttacatatataatattaaagacTCACTTCAGGAAATCAGTTTGACGAAGTGGTGGAAGTAGAGACGGTCAGTTAACGAAGCAAAATTCTGGCCAGTTAACGCGACATTACTGTATCTCTTATGTCAGATACATCGATTTGTCGCAGTCAGCCGACGGCATCAAAACTCACGTagtatttaacatttaatcttttcatattaaaaGATTCTTATTATCATCCTTTCACTTTGAAACACCTACGAATtttatagagaaaaagagacatGGTTATCTATTATTCTTTGTTCGCTAtatacgcgcgcgcgcgcgcgcgtgtatatgtatgtatgtatgtatgtatgtatgtatgtatatataagcaGATTAACATTGTTCTGCTTATAAAGCATGCAACTCAAGTTTGGAAAccgtaaatgaattttaaagtatgaatgaaaatgtttcttcGTGATCGAGTCTGGTATCGATGTGAAAGAATAACAGAGGGGTCTATCGGATTTCTTTGTGTCGTTGACACGCGCGTGTTGTAACATGCATCTGCGTGGTAATGCGTAACAACGTAACATCTCTTTGAGAATAACCTATGTAACGAAGAGGAGGCCAATTTCGACGTAACTTTCGAGGGCACGCGtatgtgttatatatataatatataacatatatatatgtatgtagcgAGCAAAAATGATCGAAACATTGCTGTGCTTTCATATCGGATTCGTGTACGACAGAAAAACAGTATGGACGTGTATAGTAGATATaatagtttcatttatttacacGCATTTTATGGCTAGATTACAGATATTACAGATATAGTAAATTTATAGATGCAATAATatagttaatattatatgaaaagaaattaggtggataatttaatattaaaaatgaagaaattatgtaaaaagtattcattataatgtttaataaatgaaatgcaTCTTAATTTAGGTTTCATTTGTTTATAagaatatgattttatataaacatccttagtagttattttattttatttgttattttgacTTCTACCTTAATGAAATACGTGCAATGGATATGTAGatattatttgcaaatatatgaatgacaataaaaaattaataaacataatattgCATATATGTAAACcatgatttatttattgcatACATTTGTATGttcgtattatatttaatgcaTATATAAACACGCAGAAAAAAcagatttttctaataaattgttttatatttctaaaaaataataagtatAAACATTCGGCTATCACTATCGATTATagatttttatagatttaataatttttgcatTCTTACTCAAAAAGTAAAACATATTTGACATAAATTTCTTCAGAGAAGAAAATGATCAACTCCATTTTTTTTAGCGCTGAAACTGTCAAAGAAGTCAAAATGACAAATCCATAATGTTTCTAGTAATTCTGtacatttacaatattatattttttagaatttaaataatttttgcaatatttgtTCTTTTCACTTTTACTTAAGTTATCGGTGGTTCtattgttaaaatatcttaaatctaatgtttaatgtttcaacattttataaatttttttcataatatagtatgtttttaattaaagtatttattCAAAAGAGTTCAAAGATTCGACGGTTATATGTTTCGATTGTCTCATAGAATACGTATGTTGAAAATTTGACCTAAATTCTACAggcaaggaagaaaaagaatcaaCTGTTACATAGGTATATTCATTGATTCTAACTAGTTTTTGCGGTTCAATCGCGAGTCATTATTTTCAAACTAATTAACGCAACGAATTTTTGGATTAATTCAATCGAATTGAAGCGAGCAAATTAAGACATTGCGAGTCACGTTCCTCTTGTTATGAATGTATGCTTACACGCTTCCAGTCGCCATTGCTGATAGAATATAGCTACCGTCGGCTGTTAACCTGTTGTCATCCATTGTAGATAACCCAACGAAACTAAGCAGAAATTTCTCCATGCTTTCAGGCGTATAACTACACTTTCTTCCGCGGCCATCTTTTTTTCGAGGTTATCATTTCCTCTATTACACTTTTGTCCCTTTGCTtcttaatttgtattataatattgtaacactttcgatatgaaatattctgaaatcgatattaaatatttgaagtatATAAATGGCGTCTAACTGTTCActgtgaaatatgaaaaaggaaatatattaAGTATATTTGCATAATATTGAGGCTATTAACttgaatttgtttaattctaGATATCCATGCAGGATATGATATTGAGACTTAGATTTAGGtcattgttttaaattatcttGTTGATTCCTTGCTTGATAACAATTTATCGTCGATTTATTGTTctcagaatattatttttaaaaagagtATTGTTATAATCATTtcttatttgttaattaatattgtagAACTCATATGTgtgtaaaataaacaaataagaaATACAAACGAATAAGTAGACGTTGATGAATGTTCTTTTAAgacgaacgaataaaattatgagAATTATCACCAAGAACATTAAAACCTATTATCTAAATCTTATATTATCttaataaaaacaaacaaaactaGTTTCTTTTAAGACTCTTATGAAACCGTTAATAGACGAAGTTCAGCGTAAAagcttattaaaaaatgtgcCAGGAATAATGTGATAAATGTTTATGAATTATTTCTATGCTTGACTCTCTGACATCGTTAGATGGATTAGATGAATGAAAAAGTTTTTGTTATACTTGTTACAATTTGCAAAACAAATTGTgcattatttgttattatttattacctgttactattaattttatagtattttattaacttttgctattacattatatacttaTTAAGACATACCacaaagatttttatattagaattatttaaaaaatcaacacAATCctttctaaattaatttattaagataaatatttgaaacatgttttaaaaatttaagtaataaaaattattattatttttattagtatattaatatttatatccatTTTTACAAACAATGTATGCTAAAATAGATTTGAATATTCTATTGAGtttggagaaaaatataaacacaAAGTAACTACATTAACgtatttaagaaagaaaaattaaatatttatttattcaggaatgaactttttttctatttacgtGAAAATTACATGTTTTGttcaatataatttacaataattatcaCAATTTAACTTTTATCACATCAACTTTCCCTCTGAAGAACACAAGATTGTGAGCggttttttaattgataactAATTCGTGCACGGATATATTTGtcgtattattaattatgataAGGGTGTGCTGAATATTCATTGTTTGCAGCGTTATATTTTTAGTTGATTTTCTTCATTCATAAATCATAAGTTTGCGATAATGGTTACtgtaatcatttattattctatttttatctgaaataaaaattcgaaagaattGAATTGAAATCAGTTGtgataaattaatctttttttaaatgtttttaacaTTAATTTCATGGAAGATTATAATGTATTGTTAAataagattttatatttttatttccacaaTACAAAAACAATTagctaaaaaaatattttattttagatatttctatatacattttatgtaaaaaataaatgaaaatatctgTGATCGGTTTTCCCTCCAAAATATCCAGCGCCTCGAGTTTCCAAACAAAGGAGCCTACTGATATTGATTTTCTCTTACGTGGCATGGTGGCaacaaagaattttatgtGGTAATCCTTGTTGCTGCACCGTAAAATGTTCCGAAACCATTATGGCACAATTATAGCTCAGAAAATAAAACTATCTATCGAAAGTCCAAGGTCGTATTTGTTTTTCTGATAactattgtaaattttttaatgtttaccGCACTATATTGCattcttttctaatttaagttaaattttaaaagatacaATAGCTCGCGTAAAGCATGAATGCGCGAACCATATTAAGTTCTAGTTCTTATTAGAAAAATCAGTGCCTTGTAATGtccaaaaattattaaattcaatttgtaTAGTCTCTTATATAATCATTACACAATTTATCATGTGTTATTATAAGACCTACATTGAATATGTTGTTATCAAGCCatatttaatagtttttaGTTGACATTTAGTCTAATATTGAGtagtattaaaattcaattcttttgaattaatgtatttatatatcctaattaacattaatttagtaaaattctattagtttataatagTTAATTATTCAATAAGTTATCTTCATTTTTATGGTACATTTCTTATATACATTATGGTGCTGTTcttcaattaatttacaataaattttattgttaaacaGGTGTCCGTTTCTTCACCGTACTGCTGGCGACACAGAAAGACGTTACCACCTACGTTATTATAAAACCTGCATGTGTGTCCATGATACAGACACACGTGGGTTCTGTGTCAAGAATGGCCCTCATTGTGCCTTTGCACATGGTAATCATGATCTTCGTCCACCTGTCTATGACATTAAGGAGATACAGGCGCTGGAGAACCCTGATTCTGATCCTAATTCATCTTCTAATGGACCAAACATACTTGACAAAGAAAGGAACTTAATGAATGAAGATCCAAAATGGCAGGATACGAATTATGTACTCAGTAATTACAAAACAGAACCTTGCAAACGTCCACCAAGACTTTGTCGTCAGGGCTATGCCTGTCCACAATATCACAACAGTAAAGATAAAAGACGTAGTCCGCGAAAGTACAAGTACAGGTAAGTAATTGTCCCTACATTTGAGAAAAACTTTAAAAGTAACTATTTACAAATGTATCTAACTTGAAACTTCATTCCAGATCAACACCATGTCCTAATGTAAAACATGGAGAAGAATGGGGTGAACCAGGCAATTGCGAACAAGGAGATGCTTGTACATATTGTCATACACGTACGGAACAACAATTCCATCCTGAGATATACAAATCCACAAAGTGTAACGATGTACAACAAGCTGGATATTGTCCACGCGGAGTCTTCTGTGCTTTTGCACATGTTGACCGTGAGTGTACCCTCATAAACCGTACGTAAAACAGTTACTACTACTTTAGTAAGTTTCgtgcaacttttttttttttaataatattttattggcTTCATTCACAATACTTAATCGCTTGATATGcaattgattaaaataaattcatgtAACGCGCAAAGTCTACTAATGTATAAAAGCGCTTGTAATTGcttctatataaaaattatttaacattttatatttgcttttgagaattctttctctttttttctccttctttttctttctttctctctatttGGTAAACATAGGCCTTTTGTAAATGATTAAACTTAGTATTCAAAATTGCTTCTCAAAATTGATATATTGGGACGTTGGTATGGTGTGCTGATGGAGCAGTGTTGCCAACAGAAGAAATGAGCCTGGCGAGGGACATGGCGGTACCTATAGATTGTGGCACCAATCTGGCAGATATTCTAAGCAATGCGCTTCCACCCGATAAGCGCAGTCATGAGAAGGATAAACAACTTAGTGATAGTAGTGTAAGTCTACTATGtatctaaaaataatgaatttcttttagataatatttaatttagcgatatcattaaatatttgaattacaGAATGGAAGCGGTGAAGTATCAGAATCAGCAAGTACTAGTAGCGTTGGCAGTAACAGTTCACACAGTAAAGCTCCTGGTGCTCAACTCCATAACTCCAATTCTAATAGCACCGTAAACACTTCCAATCAGCAAAAGTTAACAAGCATACTTTATAATCCCAGTTCTCTTTTGCAAGTTGTAAGTTTGACGACCATTTGATTGTGGAATCAATCAAATATCTATACATTTAATAAAGGTCCAGCAAATAATTCTACGAATATTAAACAGGGTGAAATACGAAAACAAGTGGTTGCAATAGACAGTGATCCTTTATTAACGAAAGCAGAAAAAGCTCAACAAAAACAAAGCCTATATATTGCATATAGTTTGAATGGAACCTTAGGGAATCATTCATTAGCAACTACCGTCTCACCACTTTCAAGTTCATTTTACCCAAATGATACTGTGGAATCTGTAGTAGGTAAGGTAAATTtaaggaaaaataaaggaaaaagaatatttttacccAGTTTTAATCAtgatttctttccttttcagGAAATGCATTAGATGAGTTACATCTAGATGACCCCTTAAATTTAGTAGAATCAATTCATAGGGATACTAATTCACCAATTAGCAATTCAATATCAGCAGGCCTAGCAAGTTCTGGACTATTAGGTAGCTCAGCACCAGTTAATATTCCTGGAATGAATGAACGTTCAGTTCTTACGAATTTTTCGCCATCAACATCCAGCCCACTGCAACATCTACATTCGACTGGTTTTCTTACTGGATCTAGATTTTCTCACCAGGATTCAATAGAATCGGTAAATGAAGTATTTCATTCTGTTCTTTCGTCTGTTGCAGAAAAGAATGTCTTGgcactattttaatattttattttgtttggtTGATTTCAGACTATGCCATTTATGAATCAAGTATCAGATCCATTTAGCAATCATATTTCACAGCTTAGCAGTTCAGCTTCTAAGCTTAGCGGATTTAATAGTAGCTTATTTGATTTTACGAATCAAGGAATGTCTCCATCTCGTACTCAACCTCTCCCAGCATCTCCATTGGTTAATGCATTTTCCATTAGTCCAAGTAACACAGGATCTTTATCTGAGGTTAGATTTCccctattttttatttcagcaTTATTATtcatgaagtaaaataaagtttaaagGAAACATGTCGTTTGCATTAATTTGTCTTAGGTACAAAGGCTCAGGGAGGAATTAACGTCAAGTCGTGCGCAACTAGCAACGTGGGACGAACGTATTAATCAAGCTAGAGCTGCTTGCGCTGCATGGCAATTAGAAAGTGAGGAGGCTAAAAGAAAAGCAAGTATCGCTGAACAGCAGAGAGATGAGGTAAATAGTAGTTAAATTCGTTTTtctgtgaaatatataaagttggcgatataaaaattgttaacagGCCTTGTTGCAAGTGAAAGCATTAAGGGTAGAAAATGAAGCGTCTGGTGGTGGACCATACCTTCACACATTGAGAAGAACAAGTGAGCTCAGATCGTTATCGATAGCCGCATTAAAATCAATTCAATCACAGCTTCGTTCGGATCTCGAAGAAGTAGAAAAGGTAAAACAAAGTTGTCATGCCGGCTTGAACAGTTGGTATATCAAGCGTTTCGCGAATAATGATTAATTTATCTGAAGAGGATGCGAAAGAATTAGATTCTACAGCTACCTCATCTTCATCAAAcagaattttcttctattatcAATTAAACACGTTCCAATTGGCAATCAAGATTATCTCTGATAGAATTGTAAAGTCTAATCTATTTGCGATCGATCTGATTAATGGAAACACTATAGGTAGCTCAGTTGTTGCCGTTCCAGGTGCTGTACAGAGAAACGGCAACAAAGTGCATGGTTTGCGAAGAACAAAATCGCACTGTTACCCTCTCACCCTGTAACCACTACGTGGTCTGCTCGACGTGCGCTCCAAATCAACGAGAGTGCCCGTACTGCCAGACTCCGGTTGTCTCCACAAGTTAGGTCCGAATATTTTGTTAGAACGCCCGTTGTTATAATCTCCATTCTTTCTTAATAACCAGGACAAATATCCTTATAATTCTAATGTGGGTAGTACTAGGATTTTCAACGTAAATTCCCGGTACTTTAAATGCGATGGTATATAAAATGaacaattaaaagaatttgtaTTGCGATACATGTACAACCgcaatagaaaaaagaaaaaaaacgatgaacaaatttattcaaatatataatttgactGTCGCCAAAGTGAATATGGATGTGATAAGACTTCGTTTCCGTAGTCTCTATTTGTCATACATTTTTGTGTCAACAGTCGTGCTACTATATAGCTATTCATCAAGATTCAGATATCACATCCTTTATATTAAGGACACATATTAATGATCTTGGAATGGAAaactaattaatatataatacaagatACATTTACTAGCAGGGTGCTAGCTAAATAGTTAGCATTTAATAACACGCATGTGTGCCACTTACACAAACAATGTAGCgtgaaggaaaagaaaaacaatataATCATAAATGATGGACAAAATTTTGGGACCTCTaaagtatatatttgtttaaaaaattgtaataccATAATTAAACGCAACAAAAGATTAATGTCCCACAATATAATAGTTATAGAATAATTTCACTCAATTGTTGAGCTGTTAAACGTATGTCACAAGAGATGATATTTCTATtgtatttaaagatatatatttaaataggaTTTTTCAATTGACCCGTACTGATGGTAATAATACAagtattaacaaattttatatcctTGGTTGAAAATGTAGTATCGATACCTATATTATAtaaggaatatatatatatatatatgatttctagatttttatacaaaataataaaattgctcatatttataacaaaaaacgAATTGGAATTCGCGAAAGAAAAGtatgtaagaaaataatacatttgacaatttcattgttaaaagaaaaggtatatgtattatttcaaACTTACATTGTTCTTgacattattttctttgtttttcttagatatatatgtacacatatattttttgtttttcatcttttataatttctataaaatatacttaaattataattcatttaaaaaatgtttttatactTTGGATACATCGAAAAACAGTGATAGATAAtaagatttttatacaaatacgatttctttattctcttttcttttttcctctcttaaTAGCTGATAATATATCAATTAGTAGGTagttatttgtatatgtttcaCTATGCTTCTATTCTGTATATGGTATGTAGTATgttaaattttaaactttaaGTATgcttaatatacatatatatgtatatgaatacattatatacttactattgaaattaaatagtgTGTGATAGTAataaagaaatgtaattttgcaACAAAAGTACATtactaaattaattaaactcaATTTTTGTGTTATaagtttttacatttttaggtgtaagaaatattatgaatatttaggatttttcaatttaatcaaAAGATGAAGGAGTAACTTATATTTATGATACCAGCGATAATTATGTGACATACGTATTACAGCTCAATATAAACGACATGCAACTAAAAAAGCATGCCAACTAGCTTTTTTCAATGAAACGCGTGAATACTGCGTTTTGTACACCGGCTctatgaaacattttcattttgaatatGTAGCTGGTaatcattacattataaagcGACTATACATTCAtggtaaagaaagaaagaaggtaaAATATTGCCTAAAGTATAAATGAATAGTATAGATAGGACaacattatcaaattttttccTGATAGACATAAAACATTACTATAACCAATTTTAAAgactattatttaatatttacgatataattaaaattattttaaatgtataataccCTGCACAAATTGACTTTTTCTCAAAGGACaagtatatttttgcaaattattaGAGCCTTTTTATATAAGTTATGAATCTTCTTTAAAACAAACACAATATTACCAAATGAGAATACAAGGTATAAAACAGTAcacaaatttcattaaaacagaaaaaaggggtattataataaactttacttaattatttaaatatttaataactcgACAATGAAGCTGATTGttgtttctcctttcttcAATTATCTTCATAGTTTAGTATCAAAAAGTGAGgccaaaaaagaaataaatgtttttattaggtccgtttttattacaaattattaatattaaaatataatagatgTTACTAAAAACATACAATTTTGCGTATCATGGTATAAACGATCCTTCAAAGGATTATGTTTGTAAAGAAAGGAATGAAATGGAATGAAAATGGTAAAAACACAAAGTGTGTAACAAAGAAAATGTCAACATAAAGTGAAGATGATATTGTTACAAATACCAACTACGTATTATATTTCATCAAGTATGATGAAtagatgaatattttaatttctcctGCGAGATCGTATATATCatgatataattttcaaagtactatttagaatttaatcaaTTTAGCACTATAATAATGCATTTTTCAATTGTGTTTTTAAATGCATTCTTTATAAGTACTACAATCACAGCAGgtatgataaaaagaaaacaaggtATTTATCTCTTCGCATtcttagaatatattttatcttaaaaaTACTATTCTTAAATGCGATTCCTTTTTAAATcgtcaatattttttatggctgttattattgttatttttgctttcataaaaaaaaagaaatgttcaCACACTATCATCTTATAGAAATAGTaggagattaaccaattaagaTGCTAGTTTGCCATTAAAAACTGTACTTATAAAGAATGCTTATTTCATCGACTTCTCATAATTATAATGTTCCCTCCAATGggttatataattaaatataatagtaGCTATTGAAGATTAATTATCTCAtgctttgaaattaaataagagTTTAAGCAAAAAGATAGAGTAATATAATCAAGATTATATGTAATAGcaagtttttttatttttaattcttttttcttttattttatataataatgagGTGCATTATGATTGTGGCAAGTCGTATGAAAACCTAGGAAAGATATTCCTgaatgatataatattaaatattataaacaattatgagatatatatatatacatatatatatatgtatgtatgtatgtatgtatgtatgtatgtatgtatgtatatgtactaTTTTACTTATAACAATaacacaattaaaatattaattactaagAGCATAAATTATTGTGAAAGCAACAAATTTAGCTACAAAATAGGTTAATAGGagattaacaaataaaaaaattagttAATATCGTGTACTAAAGAAAAAGCATAcagttgaatatttatataatacactgCCCCAATTGTTGGTTTTAATGATCatttttcttcatatttttggTATACAATATGTAACTCGTTATGAGATAGAGACTCTTCTAGATACTGACACATTGTCtttatatacttataaatgtataataatttttttcttactataattgaaatattatatgtttaatatattgAATCTCTTAAATGTCAAAAAgctatatttgtataaatgaaTCTTTATAAAGTTAATGgtaattactaaaatattaacaatatagtTGATATTCATCTAATACTGCACAaagaaaaccaacaatagGGCAGATCAAAttgaacaatatatttttgacaagttacaataatacaaatacaaaacgTTACAT from the Bombus fervidus isolate BK054 chromosome 12, iyBomFerv1, whole genome shotgun sequence genome contains:
- the Unk gene encoding RING finger protein unk isoform X1, whose product is MKSDSKPLLTAQAEKANHYTYLKEFRVEQCPLFIQRKCTQHRPFTCFNWHFMNQRRRRPVRKRDRTFNYSADNYCTKYDETTGICPDGDECPFLHRTAGDTERRYHLRYYKTCMCVHDTDTRGFCVKNGPHCAFAHGNHDLRPPVYDIKEIQALENPDSDPNSSSNGPNILDKERNLMNEDPKWQDTNYVLSNYKTEPCKRPPRLCRQGYACPQYHNSKDKRRSPRKYKYRSTPCPNVKHGEEWGEPGNCEQGDACTYCHTRTEQQFHPEIYKSTKCNDVQQAGYCPRGVFCAFAHVDRECTLINLLPTEEMSLARDMAVPIDCGTNLADILSNALPPDKRSHEKDKQLSDSSNGSGEVSESASTSSVGSNSSHSKAPGAQLHNSNSNSTVNTSNQQKLTSILYNPSSLLQVGEIRKQVVAIDSDPLLTKAEKAQQKQSLYIAYSLNGTLGNHSLATTVSPLSSSFYPNDTVESVVGNALDELHLDDPLNLVESIHRDTNSPISNSISAGLASSGLLGSSAPVNIPGMNERSVLTNFSPSTSSPLQHLHSTGFLTGSRFSHQDSIESTMPFMNQVSDPFSNHISQLSSSASKLSGFNSSLFDFTNQGMSPSRTQPLPASPLVNAFSISPSNTGSLSEVQRLREELTSSRAQLATWDERINQARAACAAWQLESEEAKRKASIAEQQRDEALLQVKALRVENEASGGGPYLHTLRRTSELRSLSIAALKSIQSQLRSDLEEVEKVLYRETATKCMVCEEQNRTVTLSPCNHYVVCSTCAPNQRECPYCQTPVVSTS
- the Unk gene encoding RING finger protein unk isoform X3 yields the protein MKSDSKPLLTAQAEKANHYTYLKEFRVEQCPLFIQRKCTQHRPFTCFNWHFMNQRRRRPVRKRDRTFNYSADNYCTKYDETTGICPDGDECPFLHRTAGDTERRYHLRYYKTCMCVHDTDTRGFCVKNGPHCAFAHGNHDLRPPVYDIKEIQALENPDSDPNSSSNGPNILDKERNLMNEDPKWQDTNYVLSNYKTEPCKRPPRLCRQGYACPQYHNSKDKRRSPRKYKYRSTPCPNVKHGEEWGEPGNCEQGDACTYCHTRTEQQFHPEIYKSTKCNDVQQAGYCPRGVFCAFAHVDRECTLINQMSLARDMAVPIDCGTNLADILSNALPPDKRSHEKDKQLSDSSNGSGEVSESASTSSVGSNSSHSKAPGAQLHNSNSNSTVNTSNQQKLTSILYNPSSLLQVGEIRKQVVAIDSDPLLTKAEKAQQKQSLYIAYSLNGTLGNHSLATTVSPLSSSFYPNDTVESVVGNALDELHLDDPLNLVESIHRDTNSPISNSISAGLASSGLLGSSAPVNIPGMNERSVLTNFSPSTSSPLQHLHSTGFLTGSRFSHQDSIESTMPFMNQVSDPFSNHISQLSSSASKLSGFNSSLFDFTNQGMSPSRTQPLPASPLVNAFSISPSNTGSLSEVQRLREELTSSRAQLATWDERINQARAACAAWQLESEEAKRKASIAEQQRDEALLQVKALRVENEASGGGPYLHTLRRTSELRSLSIAALKSIQSQLRSDLEEVEKVLYRETATKCMVCEEQNRTVTLSPCNHYVVCSTCAPNQRECPYCQTPVVSTS
- the Unk gene encoding RING finger protein unk isoform X2; its protein translation is MKSDSKPLLTAQAEKANHYTYLKEFRVEQCPLFIQRKCTQHRPFTCFNWHFMNQRRRRPVRKRDRTFNYSADNYCTKYDETTGICPDGDECPFLHRTAGDTERRYHLRYYKTCMCVHDTDTRGFCVKNGPHCAFAHGNHDLRPPVYDIKEIQALENPDSDPNSSSNGPNILDKERNLMNEDPKWQDTNYVLSNYKTEPCKRPPRLCRQGYACPQYHNSKDKRRSPRKYKYRSTPCPNVKHGEEWGEPGNCEQGDACTYCHTRTEQQFHPEIYKSTKCNDVQQAGYCPRGVFCAFAHVDRECTLINQEMSLARDMAVPIDCGTNLADILSNALPPDKRSHEKDKQLSDSSNGSGEVSESASTSSVGSNSSHSKAPGAQLHNSNSNSTVNTSNQQKLTSILYNPSSLLQVGEIRKQVVAIDSDPLLTKAEKAQQKQSLYIAYSLNGTLGNHSLATTVSPLSSSFYPNDTVESVVGNALDELHLDDPLNLVESIHRDTNSPISNSISAGLASSGLLGSSAPVNIPGMNERSVLTNFSPSTSSPLQHLHSTGFLTGSRFSHQDSIESTMPFMNQVSDPFSNHISQLSSSASKLSGFNSSLFDFTNQGMSPSRTQPLPASPLVNAFSISPSNTGSLSEVQRLREELTSSRAQLATWDERINQARAACAAWQLESEEAKRKASIAEQQRDEALLQVKALRVENEASGGGPYLHTLRRTSELRSLSIAALKSIQSQLRSDLEEVEKVLYRETATKCMVCEEQNRTVTLSPCNHYVVCSTCAPNQRECPYCQTPVVSTS